CCAGATAGATGAAAATCACAAGGTAAGTACTGAAACAGCTGCCTAAGAAAATAATAGGAAAACCACTTTGAAATGgagcagaaaattaaaaaatgtttcagTAATGAGGATGTTAGTACACTGTCATAGTAACACTGTTTTGGCATTCCCATCTGCTCAGTGCAAATGGATTGTTAGTGCTGCGTAATTTCAGTTGCCTCCATTTCATGCTCCACTGTGTACAAAGGTTCCATTCTGGGCACAGAGATCAATGGGATGGGAGGCAATTTAATCAGCATGCTGTACGTGCTGCAATTCCCTTGTGAAGGGAAAACCTAAAGCGCTGCACTTGGACTGCGTTAACAAATATGGTTAACAACTCTGTCCCATACATCTGACACCAGAAGGCCTGGCTCCTACTAACAAGACCTCTTGGTTCAGGTAGAAGACTACCCTTTCGGTGATATGTAAATGAGCCTCTAAAGCCCCATGGATCTCCATCTTCTGTGTTGCACACAGTCATCCTCAGGTGCTTCTCTAGAAAAAAGGTTAAATTACAGTTTATCTTCATGTGCACAAACATACAAACAGCTTGTTCCACATAACGTGTTTTGgtagaaaaattattttcttccttattttaatGAGCATTTTGCTAGCTTTTGTTAATAAATAACATCATCATCCGTCAATCCTCATTGCTGTTAGCTAACCTAGTTTGTTGATGGGAAAAAGTAACTCTGTAATTATTGCCAACTAGCCACCACCCAAAAGCTTAGCTGTGTTAGTAACATCTTGCCTACTGGTTTGCAGAATACAAAATTTTATTATCCAAGCTGCACTTCAAAGAATTCTGTGAATTAAGTATAAGATATTATTAAATCATGAGAAGATACAGAAaccattaaaaaacccacatctTATTTTAATACAGCTGATCCCCTGCATATAAAGCTTAGCAATCTTATTATTCCACAATTCAAACCTTCACACAAATAATCACAGCTGAACAAGTTTATTTATGACTACCTGgacaaattaatgaattaataccTTCAAGTGCTTGATGGCTTGTTCTGCTACTAGCTCCTCTTTTTTGTTCCATTCCACAGTGCTCATCACACTAGACCAGATGATGCCTATCACAGTCTGTTCTGATATGTTGTTTTTCTTCATCTCTTCCTTGACATATAAGATGATCTAGAAAACCAAGCAATTTTAGTGAGTTATGTGTAACATCTCCTCTCACATGTCACCTGTATGGACAAGATTTGCTAACATTTCAGATGTTCTACATACATACGCTACAAAAAACCCTGTTCCCTCTTAGGAGCAAATATTGCAAGATCTGGACACAACACCCGAGTATAATGTGCACCCACTGCAAGGATATTTCGAACTGCTATAGAATGCCCAGCCTAAAGCTAGAACAGCTACAGTTGCCTATGGCTTTTCAGGCCTGCCATAACATGCAGCCCAGAGACAAGAACTGCCACCCACTTTGAAATATCAAATCTGCATCTACTTCCCACAGAAAGGCAGTAAAATGGGAATACCACCACTTTAGACAGCTTTCTGCTTTGTACGTTTCAACTGGGCAGAGGCTACGGTTGGGCCTCCTGAGGCATCCATCAGTTCTCAGGATGGAGGCCTTTATTGGGTAATTATGCAACAGGCTCTGGCCAAGGAAACAAACTCAGCAAAGACAAAATTCCTTTTTGACCTGTGCTGATCTTCATGTCCTCCCTTTCTCACATCGTAACACCCTTGTAGGGTACAGGAGTGCTGCTGGGGGTGGAGGCAAAATAGCAGATTATAAAAGCATCAGATTCTCAAGGGCTGGGCTGTTGCTCCATATCAGGACAGAAGTGTCCCAGCTGGGCACACTGAAACGAAGCAGATGATGGGGTAAGACTGGGCTTCAAACTCCAAATGTCAGCCAGGGAAATCAACAGAGTGGTTTTGGAGCAAGTCACCCTCTCAGCCTACTTCAAGGAGGCTGCTGCAAGGATAGAATCACCCCAGGCAGATCTTCCAAGCTTCCTTGGAGGAATACTGGGATCCAAATATGATAAATACAACATGGTACTATGAAGAGCATTCATAGTAATATGAGAAAGTTAAGGCCttaattgtttgtttatatgAAAACTCAATTGTTCTTACATTGTGCTCCCAAATATCAAGTAATGCTTGCATAAATAATATGCCTACAATGATCTTCTTAAGACATTGCACAGAAGTATAAAATCTTCCCTGACTATTTCCAAACCCAATCTACTAAAATTCCCTATTTCACTTTATAGCAATATTAGAATGAAGTTAATTATCCAGAGAAACATGGCTGGTCTTAAGCATTTGGAAACAAGATGAACACATTACTGTATTAGAAATTCAAGCTATTTCTACTTTTTTCTCTATGAAGTGAGAGGCAACTGCAATTAAGCACAATCATTTAACACAGTTAAGATCTTAAGAGATCTCAAATGTTTTCAGAGGCTGCAGGAGATGGCAAGTATGGTTACTTACATCCTTAAAGGGATCCCCACGTGACATCTGCTCTTGAAGTTCTTTCTGCAGTTCTTTGCGGGCCCCTATACTTTGCTGATTCCGGACATATTCAGAAAGTTCCTTCAATCCTGCATCAGTGAAGTATTTAGTGAAGTGTTCAAGGCTTTGCTTATTGGCTGGAAACAGTTCCTGAAATATTTATAATTTGCAGAGTATAAATAAGGAACAATACATTCAATTATTCAATTTTCAGCATAAAAATAGGTTCTTTTATTTACTTACCATCAATCTGTTGTCCATGTTGACTTTACGAAGGCTAGCAGCCACTGCATTGATATCTTTTTCATTGATCCATGATTTGAACAGTTTTACTGCAAAGGCTGCTGAAACACCTGCATGAGCAATTATACAGATACTTTTAATCAAGTGAATGGGAAATACATACATTACACCTTATTTAATCATACACACTCACTCGACTTCCTAGTCCCTCTTTAAAAGACATAATAGAAGCTGTTTAaactgcaaatactgtatgtatgtctTTTTTCAATTTCTAATAAGGAGTGGCGGAaggcaaagcaaaataaacaactGTTACATATAACGTGCAATGACAAAGCAAAAACCTGAACCTTATGTACATATCAGTAGACACAATCTACTATTGAATCTTCTATTTTTAATATCACTAAGAGCAAAATAAACAacaggtgttttaaaaaaatactgtagccATTATGTGGAAGTGtctgaaaaaaacaacccagcagTACCATCTTCACCAGCTGTATCTTTCTTAACGATCTCTTATGCTACAAAGCAAACTAATCTACAGCAATCTATAAAAAGCTTGTCAAAATCTGGAAAAACCAATACAATAATGGAATTCACCGTATATGTATATTCCCCGTGTGTATTATGTGGTATGTAATTTTCTAAATGGTTATTTTATTAGgtgttatttaaaaaatacagataataacaataatttgaaCTGGTCATACTTCATTTTGTTCTTCTACCTGCTTTCTAAGTCTTCTTTCCCTCTGCTAATAGATCTCGATCACAAAAGCCCCTTCATACACTACTACTTACTGAAGATTGGGTTCATGGGAGAGGGTTCAAGCTGGCAGTCAAAATTACATAAACTATCAGGAGGTATGAATACTGCACTGGAGAAGAAATTAGGATGTTTCTGCTTTGCTATAACTACAAGTTTACCTTCTGACACAGACTTTAGAAACCTGGGATGGTGACTGTAAAAAAAAGTTCTGGATATGCGAGTGATATGCACTCCTTATCTTGGAAATGGTCTGGCCTACTCTATCATCAGTAAAGAAAAACTCACTACAGGTACACTGTCTACTGATCTATTCCCCTGAATCCAAACACCATTTAATGTCATTGTTAACAGCAtgccctctttcttttcccttcattCTTCCCAAGTTCTTGTTTAGGAAAAGAAACTCTAATCTTAGAAGCAATTTTAAGATTAATTTGAATTCACATTCAGCAGACATCCTGATATTCTATGACAGCAAAATGCACAGACAGCTAAACAATGCTACCAagagcacatacagtggtgccttgcaagacgatgttaattcgtcttgtgaaaacatcatcttgcgaaatgcggttccccattggaatgcattgaaatctatttaatgcgttccaatggggaaaaaatggtcGTCTtccgaaaatcgcccataggaaaaccgttttgcgaagcgcagacCCAGCTgccaaaatcactgtcttgcaaaaaaacgcccctaaaaaaaccattttgcgaagcacagactcagctgtcaaaatcattgtcttgcgaaaaaccgtcccgtggggaaaaaaacacatcttgtgaagcatggaccgaaacatcACCTaccgaaaatcacccatagggaaaactgttttgcaaagcactatagcaatcgcaaaaaactatcgtcttgcgaattaacagttttgcaaggtaatcgtctagcgaggcaccacggtacttACAAGACCTCCCCATTTCCACATACTAAATTAAACCACTGCCATTACCTTCTTTAACTAGATTCTCATTATACAGGCTGTTGAGAATTGATGCATTAAGTGTCCCATTGGCCAGAAGAATACCCGTCAGCATGGCCAGTTTGTTCCGTTCAGACTCTGAAAAACCTTTCAAGAATAGCAGCAACTGCAAGAACAAGAAGAGCAACAAAACCTCAGAACAAGGCTCTCAAAGGAACAAGGCACAAAAACTTACAAACACtgccaaaaacattaaaatgtattCTTAAAAGTAACAACACTGCTTTTACAGAAAGATTGCTGTAAGATGATTTATAGTTGAATCAGACATATCTATTTAGAGAGCACACTGACTTCAATGGCACTTACTTCAAAGTAAGTAGGCACAGGAATGAAGGTTGCCTTACATCAAATTCATAAATCATGAGACACAAGGACTGCTGTGAGGAAACGCTATACTCCCAGCAAATGAAAAGGGAAGAACTAGATGGGAATCCTTTCTTCCAGGCCATAAGTGAGTAGCAAAGGGACATGTGGGCAATCTGATCAACATTGCTGAGATTTACCAGATTATGACATAAACATTCAGTTATAATCTTAAATACCTTTTTAACTTCATCCTCAAAGCCTTTTTCCAGGTATTTGTAACGCCTGATCAGCTTGTTAAAGACCTGCAAAACAAATCAGGTTTGAAATAAAGGTCTAAAACTACAGCTTCTAATTTTTATAGACTATTATATTTCACAGAGGTAGAATTCAGGAAGGCAACTGAACAAAACTAACCTGAGCAAATGCTTGCATCGTTTCTAGGTCTTCCTGTGCAGCAAACACACAGACATCTGTGTGCatcatgtcatctgccaatgtaCCACCTGGGGCTATTAAAAAATTGACAGTTAGAACAATCATCCTTTTGACCTGCAAGATCATTTTCACTCTTTAGAAGCACTTTTAAGCTTCATTAGAATCCATGCGGCACGTGAAAGctaaacacagagttctaacacAAAAGATCATGGGCAAAGTCTTTCCATTGGCTGAAAGTTAACTTCCCTATCTTTTTCAGACAGGTTAGAATTCTATGAGAGCACTTAATACCAACCAGATGTTTGCTCAGGCCAAATCTGACCTGAACCATGAAGGGCTGACAGGTACCTTATGGTAGTCAAGCTACAGCACCTACTATGGAATGGACGGGCAACTCTCCACGTTTTGAGGGTATCCCACCACTCCAaatttttagatttaaaaaaatgttttacatatGAATGTACTTAGCCAAAAGAAGGTGCAAAGGGCCTTTTtcaattaataaaatatttctgtaagaAAAGAATTGGGATTTATGGTAGGGGCTCTTTTAATTTAAGGAATGCCCATATATAGCCCTAAAGTCTCTGGAGGTCACCCACACCTGACTTATTATGTCATTTCTGTATTATCACTTCATAGCTGCCTACAAATATTgcgcacatttttttaaagaaacaaagaacCATGAAAATCAGATCAAGCTCTggtgaagaactggaaaaacagCAATGAATCACCCACAAGCACAGTTAGAATTTGGGTCTTTCAACTCCTAATTTGCAGCaactctccagagtttcaggcaggaGCCTTATCAGGTGATGTCAAGTGATTAAACCTGAGACATTCTGTATAGAAAGCCAGTCTATGTGGCTTGTTTCCCAGTGAGCTGCACTCCACATAAACATGCAAGTGCCTTGGTAAACGGGACAGATAAGGAATGACACTTACCCAGCATTCCACCAGCCACCAGAATATCAAAGAGTGTCTCTGCATAGCGGCGATAATCAAGTTTTGCTCCAGAAGCATCAAGGAATTTTGCTACAGCTTCCAGATCACTGCCAGTTTCATTTAAACCTTGAATAATACAGTCCTGAAACTGAGTGGGGTCAAACCTCTCTTTTTCATCTGCAAGAAATAAACACAACTATGTTTTCAAACAGAAAACCAACAACACAGGCACTCAAAATATTGAGGAACTGATTACATGAA
The Pogona vitticeps strain Pit_001003342236 chromosome 1, PviZW2.1, whole genome shotgun sequence genome window above contains:
- the BZW1 gene encoding eIF5-mimic protein 2 codes for the protein MNNQKQQKPTLSGQRFKTRKRDEKERFDPTQFQDCIIQGLNETGSDLEAVAKFLDASGAKLDYRRYAETLFDILVAGGMLAPGGTLADDMMHTDVCVFAAQEDLETMQAFAQVFNKLIRRYKYLEKGFEDEVKKLLLFLKGFSESERNKLAMLTGILLANGTLNASILNSLYNENLVKEGVSAAFAVKLFKSWINEKDINAVAASLRKVNMDNRLMELFPANKQSLEHFTKYFTDAGLKELSEYVRNQQSIGARKELQKELQEQMSRGDPFKDIILYVKEEMKKNNISEQTVIGIIWSSVMSTVEWNKKEELVAEQAIKHLKQYSPLLAAFTTQGQSELTLLLKIQEYCYDNIHFMKAFQKIVVLFYKAEVLSEEPILKWYKDAHLAKGKSVFLEQMKKFVEWLKNAEEESESETEEGD